The proteins below are encoded in one region of Mycobacterium pseudokansasii:
- the embB gene encoding arabinosyltransferase EmbB: protein MTQGASSRKSTPNRAILGAFAAARGTNERRDVRLTRWVATIAGLIGFVLSVATPLLPVVQTTAMLNWPHNGQLNSVTAPLISLTPVDLTATVPCEVVRGMPPQGGVVLGTAPKQGKDANLQAMFVVVSSQRVDVTDRNVVILSVPRDAVVGGANSPGCSRIEVTSTHAGTFATFVGLKDPGGQPLRGGFPDPNLRPQIVGVFTDLTGPAPPGLRLSATIDTRFSTTPTTMKLLAIIGAIAATVVALVALWRLDQLDGRRMRRWIPANWRTFTLLDGVVIFAFLLWHVIGANSSDDGYILGMARVADRAGYMSNYFRWFGSPEDPFGWYYNLLALMTHVSDASIWMRLPDLFAGLVCWLLLSREVLPRLGPAVTSSKAANWAAATVLLTAWMPFDNGLRPEGIIALGSLVTYVLIERSMRYSRLTPAALAIIAAAFTLGVQPTGLIAVAALVAGGRPILRIFVKRHRLVGTWALLSPMLAAGTIILTVVFADQTLSTVLEATRVRGKIGPSQAWYTENLRYYYLILPTVDGSLSRRFGFLITALCLFTAVFIMLRRKRIPGVARGPAWRLMGVIFATMFFLMFTPTKWVHHFGLFAAVGAAMAALTTVLVSPQVLRWSRNRMAFLAAVLFMLALCWATTNGWWYVSSYGVPFNSAMPKIGGITVSTTFFALFAIALVYAAWLHFAPRGSGEGRLARALTWPSQAPVPLAAGFMALVFVASMVAGIVRQYPTYSNGWSNLRAFVGGCGLADDVLVEPDPNNGFMTALPGDYGPLGPLGGTNPTGFTPNGVPEHTVAEAIVMKPNQPGTDYDWDAPTKLKTAGINGSTVPLPYQLDPARVPLAGTYTTGPQQQSRLASAWYLLPKPDDGHPLVVVTAAGKIAGHSVLHGYTPGQTVVLEYARPGPGALVPAGRLVPDDLYGEQPKAWRNLRFARDTMPADAVAVRVVAEDLSLTPEDWIAITPPRVPELRSLQEYVGSTQPVLLDWAVGLAFPCQQPMLHVNGVTEIPKFRITPDYNAKKLDTDTWEDGVNGGLLGITDLLLRAHVMATYLSRDWARDWGSLRKFDTLVDAPPAQLDLGTATRGGLWSPGKIRIGP, encoded by the coding sequence ATGACACAGGGCGCGAGCAGTCGCAAAAGCACCCCAAATCGGGCGATCTTGGGTGCTTTTGCGGCTGCTCGCGGCACTAACGAGCGCCGCGACGTGCGGCTGACCCGCTGGGTAGCGACGATCGCGGGCCTGATCGGGTTCGTATTGTCGGTCGCGACACCGCTGCTGCCCGTCGTGCAGACCACCGCGATGCTGAACTGGCCACACAATGGCCAACTCAATAGCGTGACGGCGCCGTTGATTTCCCTGACGCCCGTCGACCTGACCGCCACCGTGCCGTGTGAGGTGGTGCGCGGCATGCCGCCCCAAGGCGGGGTGGTGCTGGGCACCGCACCCAAGCAGGGCAAGGACGCCAACCTGCAGGCGATGTTCGTCGTCGTCAGCAGTCAGCGGGTCGACGTCACCGACCGCAACGTGGTGATCCTGTCGGTGCCGCGCGACGCGGTGGTCGGCGGCGCCAATTCGCCGGGATGTTCACGCATCGAGGTCACCTCGACGCACGCCGGAACGTTCGCCACCTTCGTCGGCCTCAAGGATCCCGGCGGGCAACCATTGCGCGGCGGCTTCCCCGATCCCAACCTGCGCCCCCAAATTGTCGGGGTATTCACCGACCTCACCGGACCCGCGCCACCCGGGCTACGGCTGTCGGCGACCATCGACACCCGGTTCTCCACCACCCCCACCACGATGAAACTGCTGGCGATCATCGGCGCGATCGCGGCCACCGTCGTCGCGCTCGTCGCGCTGTGGCGCCTAGACCAGCTGGACGGCCGGCGGATGCGCCGGTGGATTCCGGCCAACTGGCGCACCTTCACCCTGCTCGACGGCGTGGTGATCTTCGCCTTCCTGCTCTGGCACGTCATCGGCGCCAACTCCTCCGACGACGGCTACATCCTGGGCATGGCCCGCGTCGCCGACCGCGCCGGCTATATGTCCAACTACTTTCGCTGGTTCGGCAGCCCCGAGGACCCGTTCGGCTGGTACTACAACCTGCTGGCGCTGATGACCCACGTCAGCGACGCCAGCATCTGGATGCGGCTGCCAGACCTGTTCGCCGGGCTGGTGTGCTGGCTGCTGCTCTCACGTGAGGTGCTGCCCCGGCTGGGGCCCGCGGTGACCTCCAGCAAAGCCGCCAACTGGGCAGCGGCCACGGTCCTGCTGACCGCGTGGATGCCGTTCGACAACGGCCTGCGCCCCGAGGGCATCATCGCGCTGGGCTCGCTGGTCACCTACGTGCTGATCGAGCGGTCGATGCGCTATAGCCGGCTCACCCCGGCGGCGCTGGCGATCATCGCCGCCGCGTTCACGCTGGGCGTGCAGCCCACCGGGCTGATCGCGGTGGCCGCGCTGGTGGCCGGCGGCCGCCCGATCCTGCGGATCTTCGTCAAACGCCACCGCCTGGTCGGCACATGGGCGTTGCTGTCGCCGATGCTGGCCGCCGGCACCATCATCCTGACCGTGGTGTTCGCCGACCAGACGCTGTCAACGGTGTTGGAAGCCACCAGGGTTCGCGGCAAAATCGGTCCCAGCCAGGCCTGGTACACCGAAAACCTGCGCTACTACTACCTCATCCTGCCCACCGTCGACGGCTCGCTGTCGCGCCGCTTCGGCTTTTTGATCACCGCCCTGTGCCTATTCACCGCGGTGTTTATCATGTTGCGGCGCAAGCGAATTCCCGGCGTGGCGCGCGGGCCGGCGTGGCGGTTGATGGGTGTCATCTTCGCCACCATGTTCTTCCTGATGTTCACCCCCACCAAGTGGGTGCACCACTTCGGGCTGTTCGCCGCGGTAGGGGCGGCAATGGCCGCGCTGACGACGGTGTTGGTGTCACCACAAGTGCTGCGCTGGTCGCGCAACCGGATGGCGTTCCTGGCGGCGGTGCTGTTCATGCTGGCGTTGTGCTGGGCCACCACCAACGGCTGGTGGTACGTCTCCAGCTACGGCGTACCGTTCAACAGCGCCATGCCGAAGATCGGCGGAATAACCGTCAGCACAACCTTTTTCGCGCTGTTCGCCATTGCCTTGGTGTATGCGGCCTGGTTGCATTTCGCACCCCGGGGCAGCGGTGAGGGCCGCCTGGCCCGGGCACTGACTTGGCCTTCTCAAGCGCCGGTCCCCCTGGCCGCGGGTTTCATGGCGCTGGTCTTCGTCGCGTCGATGGTGGCCGGGATCGTGCGCCAGTACCCCACCTACTCCAACGGCTGGTCCAACCTGCGGGCGTTCGTCGGCGGCTGCGGCCTGGCCGACGACGTGCTCGTCGAACCAGACCCCAACAACGGCTTCATGACCGCGCTGCCCGGCGATTACGGCCCGCTGGGGCCGCTGGGCGGCACCAACCCGACGGGCTTCACCCCCAACGGCGTGCCGGAGCACACCGTGGCCGAGGCGATCGTGATGAAACCCAACCAGCCCGGCACCGACTACGACTGGGACGCGCCCACCAAGCTCAAGACCGCGGGCATCAACGGATCCACGGTCCCGCTGCCCTACCAGCTCGATCCCGCGCGCGTTCCGTTGGCCGGCACCTACACCACCGGTCCGCAGCAGCAAAGCCGGCTCGCGTCGGCCTGGTACCTACTGCCCAAGCCGGACGACGGACATCCGCTGGTGGTGGTGACCGCCGCCGGCAAGATCGCCGGGCACAGCGTCCTGCACGGCTACACCCCCGGCCAGACGGTGGTGCTGGAATACGCCCGGCCCGGGCCGGGCGCGCTGGTGCCCGCCGGACGGCTGGTGCCCGACGACCTGTACGGGGAACAGCCCAAGGCCTGGCGCAATCTGCGGTTCGCCCGCGACACGATGCCCGCCGACGCCGTCGCGGTCCGAGTGGTCGCCGAGGACCTGTCGCTCACCCCGGAGGACTGGATCGCGATAACCCCGCCGCGGGTGCCGGAGCTGCGTTCCCTGCAGGAGTACGTCGGCTCCACGCAACCGGTGCTGCTGGACTGGGCGGTCGGGCTGGCGTTCCCGTGTCAACAGCCGATGCTGCACGTCAACGGCGTCACCGAAATCCCGAAATTCCGCATCACGCCGGACTACAACGCCAAGAAACTGGACACCGACACCTGGGAAGACGGCGTCAACGGCGGCCTGCTGGGAATCACCGACCTGCTGCTGCGCGCCCATGTCATGGCGACCTATCTGTCGCGCGACTGGGCCCGCGACTGGGGATCGCTGCGCAAGTTCGACACCCTGGTCGATGCCCCGCCGGCGCAACTGGACTTGGGTACCGCGACCCGCGGCGGGTTGTGGTCGCCGGGCAAGATCCGCATCGGCCCCTGA